A DNA window from Paraburkholderia phytofirmans OLGA172 contains the following coding sequences:
- a CDS encoding ABC transporter ATP-binding protein produces the protein MIDQAKHEAIVATGLTKWFGDGSTRMTAVNSVDFVAHFGEMLFIVGPSGSGKTTLLSMISGILRPNAGTVSVNGDDLWTLDDDRLADFRLNSIGFVFQDYHLFPRLTSAENVAIPLILKHQDWKESITAAVKCLEVVGLKNRSEILPVKLSGGEQQRVAIARAIVSGPQILILDEPTASLDGDTGRMIIAFVKEKILNQNRCIVIVTHDARINEYADRIIHMEDGRITGLDKGTE, from the coding sequence ATGATTGACCAAGCGAAACACGAAGCCATCGTAGCGACCGGCCTGACCAAATGGTTCGGTGACGGTAGCACGCGGATGACGGCCGTCAACAGCGTGGATTTCGTTGCGCACTTCGGCGAGATGTTATTTATTGTCGGACCGTCCGGAAGTGGCAAGACCACCTTGCTCAGCATGATCTCCGGCATCCTGCGTCCCAATGCCGGCACGGTGAGTGTCAACGGCGACGACCTCTGGACATTGGACGACGACCGTCTGGCGGACTTTCGTCTGAATAGTATCGGCTTTGTCTTCCAGGACTACCATCTGTTTCCACGACTCACCAGCGCCGAGAACGTCGCGATTCCGTTGATCCTGAAACATCAGGACTGGAAAGAATCCATCACGGCCGCGGTGAAATGCCTTGAAGTCGTCGGTCTGAAAAACCGCAGCGAGATATTGCCAGTCAAGCTCTCGGGAGGCGAACAGCAGCGTGTGGCGATCGCGCGTGCGATCGTGAGTGGTCCACAGATCCTGATTCTCGACGAACCCACCGCTTCGCTCGACGGCGACACAGGAAGGATGATCATTGCCTTCGTCAAGGAGAAGATCCTCAATCAGAATCGTTGCATTGTCATCGTAACGCACGATGCACGCATCAACGAATACGCTGACCGGATCATCCATATGGAAGACGGGCGCATCACCGGTCTCGACAAGGGCACAGAATGA
- the phaP gene encoding TIGR01841 family phasin (Members of this family are phasins (small proteins associated with inclusions such as PHA granules). Note that several different families of phasins have been named PhaP despite very little sequence similarity to each other.), which produces MTQLIPEQWLSMESSGFDKLFAITTRSCDAFERLTALNLQAIRFGLAETQEALARTCVANNLPEMLCLPTLLTPVEFAQTQSYCRQFFEIMCDLQRDSASQRPGCAARQPHFSEDLLGSLATQSRVPCDVPAKPAMPLAPAAGHAATVTTEGKKGRPDKKTIQPMRTE; this is translated from the coding sequence ATGACTCAGCTCATTCCCGAGCAATGGCTCAGCATGGAAAGTAGTGGCTTCGACAAACTGTTCGCCATCACCACCCGGTCCTGCGACGCGTTCGAGAGGCTGACCGCGTTGAATCTGCAGGCAATCCGGTTCGGACTCGCTGAAACGCAGGAAGCGCTTGCCCGGACTTGCGTCGCGAACAATCTGCCGGAAATGCTTTGTCTGCCGACTTTGCTCACGCCGGTCGAGTTCGCCCAGACACAGTCGTACTGTCGGCAGTTCTTCGAGATCATGTGCGATCTTCAGCGGGATTCGGCATCGCAGCGACCGGGTTGCGCAGCCCGGCAGCCGCATTTCTCGGAAGACCTGCTCGGCAGCCTTGCTACTCAGTCGCGGGTGCCTTGCGATGTGCCAGCAAAGCCGGCGATGCCCTTGGCACCCGCCGCCGGGCATGCGGCAACAGTAACCACTGAAGGCAAAAAGGGGCGACCAGACAAGAAGACGATACAGCCGATGCGCACGGAATAA
- a CDS encoding efflux transporter outer membrane subunit, with protein sequence MAAALLGACAVGPDFSRPAAPAVHAYTHEPLAATAVTADSKTQHFTPGAAVPFDWWRLFGSAQLDASVDEALAHNPTLEASEASLRESQDNLRAGYGVFFPQIDAQAEAVRERTSPVANGLTGQGTVFNLITASGTISYALDVFGGKRRTVEGLQAQADYQRYLTKAAYVTLTANVVNTTIAQAAYAAEIRATEQLIGLENQQLEITEAQVRAGTSAYASVLSVRSLIATNQASLAPLRQKFSEADHLLATLEGVFPSEASLPEIDLSSLSLPKDLPVSLPSELVRQRPDILSAEAQLHVASASIGVATAAMFPSISLSGTYGAGGRSFGNLSTDSFRFWSIGPSVTIPLFQGGSLWYGRKAAIDAYQQSLANYRQTVLAAFEQVADALKALEYDAQALEAQAEAQRDAVGALSLLQASYRAGTVGYLDVLVADVQLHQTTIAYLQAVAQRHQDTVALFVALGGGWWNGQDEASGGQRP encoded by the coding sequence ATGGCGGCGGCCTTGCTTGGCGCCTGCGCGGTGGGACCCGATTTCAGCCGCCCGGCGGCGCCCGCCGTGCACGCCTACACTCATGAGCCGCTGGCTGCGACGGCAGTCACCGCGGATAGCAAGACACAGCATTTCACGCCGGGTGCCGCGGTTCCGTTCGACTGGTGGCGCCTGTTCGGCTCGGCGCAACTGGACGCGAGCGTCGACGAGGCGCTCGCCCACAACCCGACGCTCGAGGCGTCCGAGGCCAGCTTGCGCGAAAGCCAGGACAACCTGCGTGCCGGCTACGGCGTGTTCTTTCCACAGATTGACGCACAGGCGGAGGCCGTGCGCGAGCGCACTTCTCCGGTCGCGAACGGTTTGACCGGGCAAGGCACGGTCTTCAATCTGATCACCGCGAGCGGTACTATCAGTTACGCGCTTGATGTGTTTGGCGGCAAGCGCCGAACAGTAGAAGGATTGCAGGCCCAGGCCGACTACCAGCGCTACCTGACCAAGGCTGCCTACGTGACCTTGACGGCCAACGTGGTGAACACCACCATCGCGCAGGCGGCCTATGCCGCGGAGATCCGCGCGACGGAGCAATTGATCGGCCTCGAGAACCAGCAACTCGAGATCACCGAAGCCCAGGTGCGCGCCGGCACGTCTGCCTATGCGAGCGTGCTGAGCGTGCGCAGTCTGATCGCCACCAACCAGGCATCGCTTGCGCCCCTAAGGCAGAAGTTCAGCGAGGCGGATCATCTGCTCGCGACGCTGGAGGGCGTGTTTCCGTCCGAAGCGAGCTTGCCGGAAATTGACTTGAGCTCGCTCTCGCTGCCCAAAGACCTTCCCGTGAGCTTACCTTCCGAACTGGTGCGGCAGCGTCCGGACATTCTGTCTGCCGAGGCACAGTTGCATGTGGCCAGTGCCAGCATTGGCGTAGCGACTGCCGCGATGTTCCCGAGCATCAGCCTGAGCGGGACCTACGGCGCGGGCGGGAGGAGCTTCGGCAATCTCTCGACGGACAGCTTCAGGTTTTGGAGCATCGGCCCGTCGGTGACGATCCCGCTATTTCAGGGGGGCAGCCTCTGGTACGGCCGCAAGGCGGCGATCGACGCGTACCAGCAGTCGCTGGCCAATTATCGGCAGACCGTTCTGGCTGCGTTCGAGCAGGTCGCCGACGCGCTGAAGGCACTCGAATACGACGCGCAGGCTCTGGAGGCGCAAGCGGAAGCACAGCGCGACGCGGTTGGGGCGTTGTCTCTGCTGCAGGCCAGTTACCGCGCAGGAACGGTCGGCTACCTGGACGTCCTGGTCGCCGATGTGCAGCTCCACCAGACGACTATTGCTTATCTCCAGGCCGTCGCGCAGCGCCATCAGGACACGGTCGCGCTGTTCGTCGCACTCGGCGGCGGATGGTGGAACGGGCAGGATGAGGCGAGCGGAGGCCAGCGACCATGA
- a CDS encoding zinc-dependent alcohol dehydrogenase family protein, producing MKALVYHGPGKKSLDERPIPKLAAPGDAIVKMTRTTICGTDLHILKGDVPTCEPGRILGHEGVGIVQEVGAAVSAFKPGDRVLISCISSCGKCDYCRRGIYSHCTTGGWILGNKIDGTQAEFVRIPHAETSLYPIPAGADEDALVMLSDILPTGFECGVLNGKVQPGSTVAIVGAGPIGLAALLTAQFYSPAQIVMIDHDANRLEVAKRFGATACINNGHADPVAAVMALTEQTGVDCAIEAVGIPATFELCEALIAPGGVIANVGVHGVKADLYLEKLWDRNIAITTRLVDTVSTPMLLKTVRSGRIDPARLVTHRFHLDDVAGAYDTFGRAAETHALKVIIEVS from the coding sequence ATGAAAGCGCTTGTGTACCACGGTCCGGGCAAGAAATCGCTCGACGAACGGCCCATTCCCAAGCTCGCCGCACCTGGCGACGCGATCGTCAAGATGACGCGCACCACGATTTGCGGCACGGATCTGCATATTCTGAAGGGCGATGTGCCGACTTGTGAGCCGGGGCGCATTCTGGGCCACGAGGGGGTAGGCATCGTGCAGGAAGTCGGCGCGGCGGTGTCGGCGTTCAAACCGGGCGACAGGGTGCTGATTTCATGCATTTCGTCGTGTGGTAAATGCGACTACTGCCGGCGCGGCATATATTCGCATTGCACCACCGGCGGCTGGATTCTCGGCAACAAGATCGACGGCACCCAGGCTGAATTCGTGCGCATTCCTCATGCCGAGACGAGTCTGTATCCGATTCCGGCCGGCGCCGATGAAGACGCGCTCGTGATGCTTTCGGACATCCTGCCCACCGGCTTCGAATGCGGCGTGCTGAACGGCAAGGTGCAACCGGGCAGCACGGTGGCAATTGTCGGGGCAGGCCCGATCGGACTCGCTGCACTGCTGACCGCACAGTTCTATTCGCCGGCGCAGATCGTGATGATCGACCACGATGCGAACCGACTTGAAGTGGCGAAGCGCTTTGGCGCCACCGCCTGCATCAATAACGGCCACGCCGATCCAGTTGCCGCTGTAATGGCGTTGACGGAGCAGACGGGGGTCGATTGCGCGATCGAGGCGGTCGGCATACCGGCTACATTCGAGTTGTGCGAGGCGCTCATTGCGCCCGGCGGCGTGATTGCGAACGTCGGCGTGCACGGCGTGAAAGCCGATCTGTACCTTGAAAAACTGTGGGATCGCAACATCGCGATCACGACGCGTCTCGTCGATACCGTGAGCACGCCGATGCTGCTCAAAACCGTCCGATCGGGCCGCATCGACCCGGCGCGGCTGGTCACGCACCGCTTCCACCTCGACGATGTGGCAGGTGCTTACGACACTTTCGGCCGCGCGGCCGAGACGCATGCGCTGAAAGTCATCATCGAGGTGTCCTAG
- a CDS encoding PAS domain-containing sensor histidine kinase: MPVNFKWNDAKHKAGAVNDSDVPVEDRYQLLIDAVQDYAIFMLDPDGHVASWNSGARKIKGYSADEIIGRHFSVFYTPEDVASDKPGRELALAAARGRAEDQGWRVRRDGSRFWADVTITAVHDPSGALLGFAKVTRDMTERMRLAELEHSSELAAQIQSTREDEQKRIARELHDDLGQQLTALKMGIAALEAQLAASNTHPAALAATAGLQQQIDVMMASLRRLASNLRPPMLDDLGLAAALEWLAEDFTHRYDFETVVEAGLDEASFTPSASTTIFRIVQEALTNVAKHAEAHHVLIAISTSADTCTVRIEDDGRGTQLDDKRRQRSFGLLGMRERARQLGGFVQLASAPGSGFRIAVHLPLSAIQADDHAR; encoded by the coding sequence ATGCCGGTGAATTTCAAATGGAATGATGCGAAACACAAAGCCGGCGCGGTGAACGACTCCGACGTCCCGGTGGAGGACCGCTATCAGTTACTGATCGATGCGGTGCAGGACTATGCGATTTTCATGCTGGATCCGGACGGACATGTGGCGAGCTGGAACAGCGGCGCGCGCAAGATCAAGGGCTATTCCGCTGACGAAATCATCGGCCGCCATTTTTCTGTTTTCTATACACCTGAAGACGTCGCCTCGGACAAGCCCGGGCGTGAACTTGCCCTTGCCGCCGCCCGTGGCCGGGCGGAAGACCAGGGCTGGCGCGTGCGCCGGGACGGTTCGCGCTTCTGGGCCGACGTCACGATCACCGCGGTGCACGATCCATCCGGCGCGCTGCTCGGTTTCGCCAAGGTCACGCGCGATATGACCGAGCGCATGCGGCTGGCAGAACTCGAGCACAGCAGCGAATTGGCGGCGCAGATCCAGAGTACGCGCGAGGACGAACAGAAGCGCATCGCTCGCGAATTGCACGACGACCTTGGTCAGCAGCTGACGGCACTCAAAATGGGCATTGCCGCGCTGGAGGCGCAACTGGCGGCGAGCAACACTCACCCTGCCGCGCTAGCCGCAACGGCCGGACTGCAACAGCAGATCGACGTCATGATGGCATCGCTGCGGCGTCTCGCGTCCAACCTGCGACCGCCCATGCTGGACGACCTCGGCCTGGCCGCCGCTCTCGAGTGGCTTGCCGAGGACTTCACCCATCGCTACGACTTCGAGACCGTCGTCGAAGCCGGTCTCGATGAGGCGAGCTTCACGCCGTCCGCTTCTACGACAATTTTCCGTATCGTCCAGGAAGCGCTGACCAACGTCGCGAAGCATGCAGAGGCGCATCACGTGCTGATTGCGATTTCGACCAGCGCCGACACCTGCACCGTACGTATTGAAGACGACGGCCGTGGCACGCAGCTCGACGATAAGCGCAGGCAGCGCTCATTCGGATTGCTCGGCATGCGCGAGCGAGCACGCCAGTTGGGCGGGTTCGTCCAGCTGGCTAGTGCACCCGGCTCCGGCTTCCGGATTGCCGTTCATCTCCCCCTCAGCGCGATTCAGGCGGACGATCACGCCCGATAG
- a CDS encoding LemA family protein, giving the protein MRKIIAWTVMSLVAVALLGGCLPRYVPVDDTEVSAALKDVLLQYEKRAELAKDLIMLVQTAPNRNDTLVAAVTAAQADLDCIRIAPGALAEQVAFERFEIAQRQLGDALSRLLVESDNDRSFHKDPRFRSLSRQLGGVDRQVAVTQKAYNEAADRYNASLNAFPHEVEARILALHERPEFSAAAVTATRPPRTDFGTLRGSMRV; this is encoded by the coding sequence ATGAGGAAAATTATCGCATGGACGGTCATGTCGCTCGTCGCTGTCGCTTTGCTGGGCGGCTGCCTGCCTCGCTACGTGCCGGTGGACGATACCGAGGTGAGTGCCGCGCTGAAGGATGTCCTTCTGCAGTATGAGAAGCGTGCCGAACTCGCCAAGGATCTGATCATGCTGGTGCAGACCGCTCCGAATCGAAACGATACGCTTGTCGCGGCAGTGACGGCCGCGCAAGCCGATCTGGATTGCATCCGGATAGCCCCGGGAGCGCTGGCGGAGCAGGTTGCCTTCGAGCGGTTTGAGATCGCACAGCGGCAATTGGGCGACGCGCTATCGCGTCTTCTGGTCGAGTCCGACAATGACAGGTCCTTTCACAAAGACCCGCGCTTCAGGTCGCTGTCCAGGCAACTGGGTGGGGTTGACAGGCAGGTCGCCGTCACACAAAAAGCATACAACGAGGCAGCCGACCGCTATAACGCCAGCCTGAATGCTTTCCCGCATGAGGTCGAGGCACGCATCCTGGCGCTGCACGAACGGCCTGAATTCAGCGCTGCCGCCGTGACGGCGACGCGGCCGCCGCGCACCGATTTCGGCACGCTGCGCGGCTCGATGCGAGTGTGA
- a CDS encoding HlyD family secretion protein has translation MRTRIIFALSVLGILAGLVGAFVFGMQRKAEPPVFTPVSNPYATAIYADGIVESEQVGGQNVNIYPEVSGPITQVLVHEGQQVTAGTPLLKIDDSVQIATTEQLHAQSEAAWVALQELQAQPRKETLAVTKAQVDQAQSNLKAARDQYDKRLASYQIDNRSISKDVVDTAQDAVAQAQTTLEVAQRQYELTRAGAWSYDISNAQKQYEALTQSYKAASALLQKYTVRAQTDGIVLALNGTPGSYVSSQGVYDAYTQGFDPLLVMGASQDYLSVRCYIDEILVSRLPAPAHIQAQLSVRGTDIKVPLEFVRVQPYVSPKIELSNQREEKVDLRVLPVIFRFRKKDLPMIYPGLLVDVFIGSK, from the coding sequence ATGAGAACCCGAATCATTTTTGCCCTTTCGGTTCTCGGCATCCTGGCGGGACTGGTCGGCGCCTTTGTCTTCGGCATGCAACGCAAGGCTGAACCGCCCGTGTTCACGCCCGTGAGCAACCCGTATGCAACGGCGATCTACGCGGATGGCATTGTCGAAAGCGAACAGGTAGGCGGCCAGAACGTCAATATCTATCCGGAGGTGTCGGGCCCGATCACGCAGGTACTGGTGCATGAGGGTCAACAGGTCACGGCCGGAACGCCCTTGCTCAAGATCGACGATTCTGTGCAGATTGCCACTACCGAGCAGCTGCACGCACAGTCCGAGGCGGCGTGGGTTGCCTTGCAGGAACTCCAGGCACAGCCGCGCAAGGAAACATTGGCGGTGACGAAGGCGCAGGTCGATCAGGCGCAGTCGAACCTCAAAGCCGCCCGCGATCAGTATGACAAGCGCCTTGCCTCCTACCAGATCGACAACCGGTCGATCAGCAAGGATGTGGTGGATACCGCGCAAGACGCGGTCGCCCAGGCGCAGACCACGCTGGAAGTCGCTCAGCGGCAGTACGAGCTGACGCGGGCGGGGGCGTGGAGTTACGACATCAGCAACGCACAGAAGCAGTATGAGGCGCTCACCCAGTCCTACAAGGCCGCTAGCGCGCTGCTGCAAAAATATACCGTCAGGGCGCAAACCGATGGAATCGTGTTGGCGCTCAACGGAACGCCCGGCAGCTATGTATCGTCGCAGGGCGTGTACGACGCTTACACGCAGGGATTCGATCCACTGCTCGTCATGGGTGCGTCGCAGGATTATCTGTCGGTGCGCTGTTACATCGACGAGATTCTCGTCTCACGGCTGCCCGCTCCTGCACACATCCAGGCACAACTCTCGGTGCGCGGCACCGACATCAAGGTGCCGCTGGAGTTCGTGCGCGTGCAGCCCTATGTGTCGCCCAAGATCGAGCTATCCAATCAACGCGAGGAAAAGGTCGATCTGCGCGTGTTGCCGGTGATTTTCCGCTTCAGGAAGAAAGATCTTCCGATGATTTATCCGGGCCTGTTGGTCGATGTCTTTATCGGGTCCAAATAA
- a CDS encoding universal stress protein → MYANILVAVDGSEASKYAVNEAIRIAKLSGGKLTAVHVLDQSAAFTYAGACDPHLLTDTARQVGRRFLDEACAKMQALDVVGDSEIIETQGIGEDVASCLARCASRLRAELVVMGTHGRRGMRRMVIGSVAERFLRQSTCPVLLIRETWTGA, encoded by the coding sequence ATGTACGCAAATATTCTGGTGGCAGTGGACGGGAGTGAAGCGTCGAAGTATGCGGTGAACGAGGCGATCCGGATCGCCAAACTGTCGGGCGGCAAGCTGACGGCTGTCCACGTGCTGGACCAGTCTGCCGCGTTCACGTATGCGGGTGCCTGCGATCCACATCTGCTGACCGACACGGCGCGGCAGGTAGGACGCCGGTTCCTCGACGAGGCTTGCGCAAAGATGCAGGCGCTCGACGTCGTGGGTGATTCCGAGATCATCGAGACGCAAGGCATCGGCGAGGATGTTGCAAGTTGCCTCGCTCGCTGCGCCTCCCGGCTCCGCGCCGAGCTTGTCGTGATGGGCACGCATGGGCGACGCGGCATGCGACGCATGGTGATCGGCAGTGTCGCGGAGCGTTTCCTGCGGCAATCGACGTGTCCCGTATTGCTGATCAGGGAAACATGGACCGGTGCCTGA
- a CDS encoding lipocalin family protein — MHKSIACLASLVACIAGCAHNPAVSPHAQASQSACVAGPPIDLERYMGRWYVIADTPFLSEHDYVGSYDEWSLRNDGTIDDKYLGRRHGFDQPATGSNFVAKVMSGTGNTKWRVGLIWPFEVVVVIAYVDPEYRYTIRCMADGNMVWVLSRTPTMDEAVYADMLARLSGMGFHIDRLRRVPQSPGQIGLPGFQ; from the coding sequence ATGCACAAGTCAATTGCGTGCCTCGCCTCGCTCGTCGCCTGCATTGCCGGGTGCGCGCACAATCCGGCGGTCTCGCCGCATGCGCAAGCGTCCCAGTCGGCATGTGTCGCGGGCCCGCCGATCGATCTGGAGCGGTACATGGGGCGGTGGTACGTGATCGCGGACACGCCGTTTCTGAGCGAGCACGATTATGTCGGCAGCTATGATGAATGGTCACTGCGCAACGATGGAACAATCGACGATAAATATCTCGGCCGGCGTCACGGCTTCGATCAGCCAGCCACGGGAAGCAACTTCGTAGCAAAGGTGATGTCCGGAACTGGTAACACGAAATGGCGCGTCGGACTGATCTGGCCGTTCGAAGTGGTGGTCGTCATCGCGTATGTAGACCCCGAGTATCGTTACACGATCCGCTGCATGGCCGACGGGAACATGGTGTGGGTGCTCTCCCGCACACCGACGATGGATGAAGCCGTATACGCGGACATGCTCGCCAGGCTTTCTGGCATGGGCTTCCATATTGACCGGCTACGCCGGGTTCCACAAAGCCCGGGGCAAATCGGTCTACCCGGTTTTCAGTGA
- a CDS encoding BON domain-containing protein: MKSDSQLKQEVEDELMSNAAVDANGIGVAVVDGIVTLTGHVPDYAKKVAAEKCALRIAGVVAVVVGIDVKLRESEQRTDEDVALSVSAVLDWIAGLEEHAIKIKVEKGWVTLSGEVEDGYRSHMAEKNIVHMRGVTGVTNNIRIRGVASPLDIEYNIRKAIQRHTDRELKHVGVEVDDGRVVLSGRLSSTIERSIVSGAARSTPGVKAVVDRLVIG, from the coding sequence ATGAAGTCGGACAGTCAACTGAAGCAGGAAGTAGAGGACGAACTAATGAGCAACGCGGCCGTCGACGCAAACGGGATAGGCGTCGCCGTGGTGGACGGCATCGTTACCCTCACCGGACACGTTCCGGACTATGCGAAGAAGGTCGCGGCTGAAAAGTGCGCACTCAGAATCGCCGGTGTCGTCGCGGTGGTAGTCGGCATCGACGTGAAACTTCGCGAGTCTGAACAACGCACTGACGAGGACGTTGCCTTGAGCGTGAGCGCCGTTCTCGACTGGATCGCGGGTCTCGAAGAGCATGCGATCAAGATCAAGGTCGAGAAGGGTTGGGTGACATTGAGCGGAGAAGTCGAGGATGGTTACCGTAGTCACATGGCCGAGAAAAATATCGTCCACATGCGCGGCGTGACTGGCGTGACGAACAACATCAGGATTCGTGGCGTGGCATCCCCGCTCGACATCGAATACAACATCCGCAAAGCCATCCAGCGCCATACCGATCGCGAGTTGAAGCATGTGGGTGTCGAAGTCGACGACGGCAGGGTGGTCCTCTCGGGGCGTCTCAGTTCGACCATTGAGCGTTCCATCGTGTCGGGGGCTGCGCGTTCGACGCCTGGCGTGAAGGCTGTTGTCGACCGTCTTGTGATCGGCTGA
- a CDS encoding beta-ketoacyl-ACP reductase: MPVKRVAFITGGMGGLGAAISRRLHDAGMVVAMSHSERNDHVATWVMRERDAGRRFHAYEADVTSFDSCAHCAERVLNEFGSVDVLVNNAGITRDSTFAKMNKDDWDAVLRTDLDALFNMTKPLLGGMIAQGFGRVVNIGSVNGERGAFGQTNYAAAKAGIHGFTMSLALEVAKHGVTVNTVSPGYLETAMTAAVPKDVMETRILPQIPVGRLGQPDEVAALIAFLCSDDAGFVTGANFAINGGMHMG, encoded by the coding sequence ATGCCGGTTAAGCGCGTTGCTTTCATCACCGGTGGCATGGGGGGGCTCGGCGCCGCCATCAGCCGGCGCTTGCACGATGCCGGTATGGTTGTCGCCATGTCGCATTCCGAACGCAACGACCACGTCGCAACCTGGGTCATGCGCGAACGCGACGCCGGCCGCCGTTTCCACGCCTACGAAGCAGACGTGACCAGTTTCGACTCGTGCGCACATTGCGCCGAGCGCGTCCTGAATGAATTTGGTTCGGTCGACGTTCTCGTCAACAATGCCGGCATCACGCGCGATTCGACCTTTGCCAAAATGAACAAGGACGACTGGGATGCCGTGCTGCGCACCGATCTCGACGCGCTGTTCAATATGACCAAGCCCTTGCTCGGCGGAATGATTGCGCAAGGCTTCGGGCGCGTCGTCAATATCGGCTCGGTGAACGGTGAGCGCGGCGCTTTCGGGCAGACCAATTACGCGGCGGCCAAGGCCGGGATTCACGGCTTTACCATGTCGCTGGCGCTGGAAGTCGCGAAACACGGCGTGACGGTCAACACCGTATCGCCTGGCTACCTCGAAACCGCGATGACCGCGGCCGTGCCGAAGGACGTGATGGAGACGAGGATCCTGCCGCAGATTCCGGTGGGCCGGCTCGGACAGCCCGACGAAGTCGCTGCGCTGATCGCGTTTCTCTGTTCTGACGATGCGGGCTTCGTCACAGGCGCGAACTTCGCGATCAATGGTGGCATGCACATGGGCTGA
- a CDS encoding CBS domain-containing protein, giving the protein MRASDVMTSNVISVTPEMTVREVARVFIDNGISGAPVLDPDGRVVGMISEGDLLRRSEIGTEERTRTSWLDLWSASHEARDYIKTHAVKVRDVMTPGVVSVQPETPLGEVAGILETRRIKRVPVMKASQLVGIVSRANLVQALASVPDEPSTDVTLSDAEIRAMLMGELAGRKWSFAGRNIVVTSGVVHLWGIFHSKEVVDAVRVAAQNIPGVKRVEDHTEPYPVMPGI; this is encoded by the coding sequence ATGCGCGCATCAGATGTCATGACCAGCAATGTCATATCGGTCACACCCGAGATGACGGTGCGAGAGGTCGCCAGAGTTTTTATCGACAACGGCATTAGTGGCGCACCGGTCCTGGATCCGGACGGCCGTGTCGTCGGCATGATCAGCGAAGGTGATCTGCTTCGCCGCAGCGAAATCGGCACCGAGGAGCGCACGCGAACTTCGTGGCTCGATCTCTGGTCCGCGAGCCACGAAGCACGAGATTACATCAAGACCCATGCGGTGAAAGTGCGCGACGTGATGACCCCCGGCGTGGTGAGCGTTCAGCCCGAAACACCGCTCGGCGAAGTGGCCGGCATTCTCGAGACGCGGCGCATCAAACGCGTTCCCGTGATGAAAGCGTCGCAGCTCGTGGGCATCGTGAGCCGCGCCAATCTTGTACAGGCGCTGGCGAGCGTACCGGACGAGCCGTCAACGGATGTGACGCTCTCGGACGCCGAGATTCGCGCCATGTTGATGGGCGAACTGGCGGGCCGGAAGTGGAGCTTTGCCGGACGCAATATCGTGGTTACCAGCGGAGTCGTGCATCTGTGGGGCATCTTTCATTCGAAGGAAGTCGTCGACGCGGTTCGTGTGGCGGCGCAAAACATACCCGGCGTCAAGCGCGTGGAGGATCACACTGAGCCTTATCCGGTGATGCCAGGCATTTAG